A part of Terriglobales bacterium genomic DNA contains:
- a CDS encoding sigma 54-interacting transcriptional regulator — protein QSKFLSGSPFETEARFLRKDAKYRWFLLRYNPVRDEQGCVIRWYLAATDIEDHKQAEQRLQEENVALREEIDRASMFEEIVGISPALHAVLSRVSKVAPTDSTVLITGETGTGKELVARAIHRRSHRASRAFVSVNCAAIPHDLIASELFGHEKGAFTGATQRRLGRFELAERGTIFLDEVGDLPADTQTALLRVLQEHEFERVGGAETIRANVRVIAATNRDLEAAIAAGSFRSDLFYRLNVFPIEVPPLRERQEDIPVLVEYFIDRYAQKAGKSIRGVTKKSLELLQSYPWPGNIRELQNVIERSVIVCDTENFTVDESWLSRQAVASEPKGHLKLSRKLATQEREMIEAALRESGGQVAGPSGAAAKLGLPGSTLESKIRSLNINKKLFRAVNPLADRL, from the coding sequence TCAAAGTAAGTTCTTAAGCGGGTCGCCGTTCGAGACCGAAGCGCGCTTCTTGAGAAAAGACGCGAAGTATCGCTGGTTTCTTTTGCGCTATAACCCCGTGCGAGATGAGCAAGGATGTGTCATTCGTTGGTATCTCGCGGCGACCGATATCGAGGATCACAAACAGGCTGAGCAACGCCTCCAGGAGGAGAACGTTGCGTTGCGCGAAGAAATCGATAGGGCATCGATGTTTGAGGAGATCGTTGGAATTTCCCCGGCCCTGCACGCGGTTCTCTCTCGTGTATCCAAAGTTGCACCAACGGATTCAACCGTTCTGATCACCGGCGAAACGGGAACTGGCAAGGAACTTGTGGCCCGCGCGATCCACAGGAGATCGCACCGCGCCTCGCGCGCTTTTGTCAGTGTCAACTGCGCAGCAATTCCCCACGACCTGATCGCATCAGAACTGTTCGGCCATGAAAAAGGTGCCTTCACGGGGGCAACGCAGCGGCGGCTAGGACGCTTTGAGTTGGCCGAAAGAGGCACCATCTTCCTCGATGAAGTCGGAGACCTTCCTGCCGACACCCAGACCGCTCTCTTGCGTGTCCTGCAGGAACACGAATTCGAGCGTGTCGGTGGTGCTGAAACCATTCGCGCGAATGTCCGGGTGATTGCTGCGACTAACCGTGATTTGGAAGCAGCAATCGCCGCAGGCTCGTTCCGGAGCGACCTCTTTTACCGGCTCAACGTTTTCCCGATCGAGGTGCCTCCTCTTCGGGAACGACAGGAAGACATTCCGGTCCTGGTTGAGTACTTCATCGACCGTTACGCGCAGAAAGCTGGAAAGAGCATCCGTGGGGTTACCAAGAAGAGCTTAGAATTGCTTCAATCGTACCCTTGGCCGGGTAACATTCGCGAATTGCAGAACGTCATCGAGCGATCGGTCATCGTGTGCGATACGGAGAATTTCACCGTGGATGAGAGTTGGCTTTCTCGACAGGCTGTGGCAAGCGAGCCGAAAGGGCACCTGAAGCTATCTCGAAAGCTTGCGACCCAAGAGAGAGAGATGATTGAGGCTGCCCTGCGCGAAAGCGGAGGACAGGTGGCTGGACCGTCAGGAGCTGCGGCCAAACTCGGCTTACCGGGATCTACCTTGGAATCAAAGATCAGGTCACTAAACATCAACAAGAAACTCTTCAGAGCTGTAAATCCTTTAGCAGATCGTCTTTAA
- a CDS encoding enoyl-CoA hydratase/isomerase family protein: MQTLGADYFSAYHNLKVTRDADGVLVAEFHSNGGPFIMSAPAHTEFVDAFYRIAQDRANKIVILTGAGGEFITDVDWSSFGDVTDPGVWSQVHDEGAQVLENIANIRVPVIAAIEGRAHVHSDYALLASVIVAADGATFQDVAHFAAGIAPGDGIFTTWSYRAGAGRAEAFLLNPQPLAARTAHEWGVVAEVVPKGTALSRARELAELYLKAPEVTRRNTRVHFIQPLKERIVREVGYGLSLEGASAADLMKSMQAKSEAVARKGQSA, from the coding sequence ATGCAAACACTGGGAGCTGATTACTTCAGTGCCTATCACAATCTAAAAGTGACGCGCGACGCTGACGGTGTGCTGGTTGCTGAATTCCACAGCAACGGCGGGCCGTTCATTATGAGCGCGCCAGCCCACACGGAATTCGTCGATGCCTTCTACCGCATTGCGCAAGATCGAGCCAACAAGATCGTGATCCTGACGGGAGCAGGCGGGGAGTTCATTACTGATGTCGATTGGTCGTCTTTTGGCGACGTCACCGATCCCGGCGTTTGGAGCCAAGTTCATGATGAAGGCGCTCAGGTTTTGGAAAATATAGCCAACATACGCGTGCCGGTCATTGCGGCGATCGAGGGACGCGCGCATGTGCATTCAGACTACGCGCTACTTGCCAGTGTAATTGTGGCGGCCGATGGTGCGACCTTCCAGGATGTGGCCCACTTCGCCGCGGGCATTGCGCCCGGCGACGGAATCTTTACCACCTGGAGTTATCGCGCTGGCGCAGGACGAGCGGAGGCGTTCCTGCTGAACCCACAGCCGCTGGCGGCGCGCACCGCACACGAATGGGGGGTGGTTGCCGAAGTTGTACCAAAAGGAACAGCGCTCAGCAGGGCACGGGAATTGGCCGAGTTGTACTTGAAGGCTCCGGAAGTGACGCGCCGCAACACGCGCGTTCACTTCATTCAACCGCTAAAGGAGCGGATTGTGCGAGAAGTCGGATACGGACTGTCGCTCGAAGGAGCTTCAGCGGCCGATCTCATGAAATCGATGCAAGCCAAGAGTGAAGCTGTCGCTCGGAAAG